Sequence from the Nocardia brasiliensis genome:
GCATTTGCGAATGTGCCTGGCGTGCGGGCACATCGGCTGCTGCGACTCCTCGCCGGGCAACCACGCGACCAAGCATTACACCGGCAGCGGGCATCCGGTGATCCGTAGCGTGGAACCCGGCGAGGCGTGGCGCTGGTGTTATGTCGACGAGCTGCTGGGTTAGCGGCGCGCGTGGGAATAGATCAGCCGCGCGTACTCGGCGAGCAGCTTGTCCAGCGAGACGTCCTCACCACCCGCGGCGATCTGCTGGTACCCGATGAGCATCGACATCCCCAGGGAGGTGACGGTGGCGGCGGTCTCCGCGTCACCGACCACACCCATGATCGCCTTGTGCACGGTGCGCCTGCGGGATTCGTCGACCCGTTTGAGGGCCAGGTTCACCGACTCGTCGTTGGCGGCCCACGCGCGGATCGCCGCCTCGGCGGCGTGATGCAGGCCCGCGGCGAGATCGGACATGGCACGGATGTCATCGTCGGGGTTGCCCTGATTGAACTTCAGCGTGCGCAGGATCAGCACCTGCCGGTTCTCCCAATGCTCTAGCAGCGCGTCGACGAAACCCTGCCAGCTGCCGAAATGGTGATAGAACGAGCCGCTGGTGACACCGAGCCGCCGGCACAGCACGCCGATGTTGAGCCCCTTGAACCCCAGTTCGGCGAGCACCTCCAGAGCGCTGTCGAAGTACTGCTCCTTGGT
This genomic interval carries:
- a CDS encoding TetR/AcrR family transcriptional regulator, with the protein product MSRVVTKEQYFDSALEVLAELGFKGLNIGVLCRRLGVTSGSFYHHFGSWQGFVDALLEHWENRQVLILRTLKFNQGNPDDDIRAMSDLAAGLHHAAEAAIRAWAANDESVNLALKRVDESRRRTVHKAIMGVVGDAETAATVTSLGMSMLIGYQQIAAGGEDVSLDKLLAEYARLIYSHARR